From a single Rhodococcus qingshengii JCM 15477 genomic region:
- a CDS encoding carboxylesterase/lipase family protein, with protein MASDILVTTADGTLRGRRVGKLRAWRGIPYARPPVGTLRLTRPQPVTPWIGERDATRFGDASVQHKKGLLLAPGKYQPSSEDCLTLNVLAPANTGNTPRPVMVFIHGGANTIGTSATGLYSGVSLVERGDVVYVSINYRLGALGYLDFTPFSTSERVFDSNLGLRDQVAALQWVQRNIAAFGGDPEKVTIFGESAGATAVTTLMATPAAKGLFARAIAESSAPDLVSSTQRSHAWGARFVEILNSGLPPAKALTSATAVELGRAGSRLGAEVLANTPGLHPFGPVVDGDFLPRSPLDAFKEGSAHQVPMIIGTNRREGTLFPKVLDALPTNPSRIDTMFALTDPEAGKRILATYPGYPDEQSAIDVGGDVTFWHPSVELMQAHAQSAPTYAYRFDFAPTMMRWLGLDATHGFEMFAVFGIGDTLVGRGLTLPGGRRGLRAVTESVQGHWLHFAEHGSPRGSWPRYEGQERRTMIFDEIVRVENDPRREQRLAWAGYSGYRSHGTDISLP; from the coding sequence ATGGCGTCCGACATACTTGTGACCACGGCCGACGGCACCCTGCGCGGCCGCCGGGTGGGAAAACTTCGTGCCTGGCGCGGAATTCCCTACGCCCGGCCGCCGGTCGGAACACTGCGTCTGACGCGACCACAGCCGGTCACGCCGTGGATCGGAGAACGCGACGCGACCAGGTTCGGCGACGCGTCTGTCCAACACAAGAAGGGGCTGTTGCTCGCGCCCGGGAAGTACCAGCCGAGCAGCGAGGACTGCCTGACGCTCAACGTGCTCGCCCCCGCGAACACCGGCAATACTCCGCGTCCCGTCATGGTTTTCATCCACGGTGGGGCAAACACCATCGGGACCTCGGCCACCGGCTTGTACTCGGGCGTGTCCCTCGTCGAACGCGGCGACGTCGTCTACGTCTCGATCAACTACCGACTCGGCGCTCTGGGCTACCTCGATTTCACCCCGTTCTCCACATCCGAGCGCGTATTCGACTCCAACCTCGGACTGCGCGATCAGGTCGCGGCCCTGCAGTGGGTGCAACGCAACATCGCCGCCTTCGGTGGGGATCCTGAAAAAGTCACGATTTTCGGTGAATCCGCCGGAGCCACCGCCGTCACCACCCTGATGGCGACTCCGGCCGCCAAGGGACTCTTTGCCCGCGCTATCGCCGAGAGTTCGGCTCCGGATCTGGTCTCGAGCACGCAGCGATCGCATGCCTGGGGCGCGCGTTTCGTCGAGATCCTCAATTCAGGCCTACCACCCGCGAAGGCCCTGACCTCGGCGACAGCCGTCGAATTGGGCAGAGCCGGAAGCAGACTGGGCGCCGAGGTACTCGCGAACACACCTGGACTACATCCCTTCGGACCGGTCGTCGACGGCGACTTCCTCCCCCGCTCCCCCTTGGACGCATTCAAAGAAGGATCGGCACACCAGGTGCCGATGATCATCGGCACCAACAGACGGGAGGGGACGCTGTTCCCGAAGGTGCTCGACGCACTTCCGACCAACCCGTCGCGCATCGACACCATGTTTGCCCTCACCGATCCCGAGGCCGGGAAGCGCATCCTCGCAACCTATCCCGGCTACCCGGACGAGCAGTCCGCGATCGACGTCGGCGGAGACGTCACGTTCTGGCACCCGTCCGTGGAGTTGATGCAAGCGCACGCACAATCGGCGCCGACGTACGCCTACCGATTCGACTTCGCGCCGACGATGATGCGCTGGCTCGGCCTCGACGCCACACACGGATTCGAGATGTTTGCAGTCTTCGGCATCGGTGACACCCTTGTCGGGCGCGGCCTCACCCTTCCCGGCGGTCGACGCGGACTGCGCGCAGTCACCGAATCTGTTCAGGGACACTGGCTTCACTTCGCCGAGCACGGCTCGCCGCGCGGATCGTGGCCGCGCTACGAGGGGCAGGAGCGTCGGACCATGATCTTCGACGAGATCGTCCGCGTCGAGAACGATCCCAGACGTGAACAACGCTTGGCCTGGGCGGGATACAGCGGTTACCGTAGCCACGGCACCGACATCTCCCTACCGTGA
- a CDS encoding carboxylesterase/lipase family protein — MTSPLEITLDSGVVRGRLDRGLRTWRAIPYAAAPTGPRRFRAPQPVEAWNGVRPAEAFGSPSPQRKSNFDENSLFVNVVAPQVPSDSLRPVMVFIHGGAYNGGNPSTPMYRGTSLVERGDIVYVSIQYRLGALGYLDFSEYSTAERSFETNLGLRDQIAAMTWVQRNIAAFGGDPNAVTVFGESSGANAVTTLMATPAARGLFARAIAQSPPAASAYGKERAHRWAREFLEIAQAPDTDPGSWLRSASVKDLVAAGEELARRGADEEPGTRAFAPVVGDDVLPEHPLDVFAAGRAHPVPLLVGSNLHEGRIFPRVLDILPTDPVRIEKMFSHTTPEVKARALAAYPTYPHRFAAADLGGDITFWEPAILCAQGHCQVAPTYSYRYDFAPRLLRLVGMGATHATELLAVFGRSDALTAALTAVGGRRGLTAVTSTMQRHWIHFARHGVPDRDWPAYSVPERQTMIFDETSRVENDPMGERRRAWIGYEHRR; from the coding sequence GTGACGAGCCCCCTCGAGATCACTCTCGATTCCGGGGTCGTACGCGGGCGCCTCGATCGAGGACTGCGCACCTGGCGAGCAATCCCCTACGCGGCGGCCCCGACCGGTCCTCGGAGATTTCGCGCACCGCAGCCGGTCGAGGCTTGGAATGGTGTCCGCCCGGCGGAAGCATTCGGCTCTCCGTCTCCGCAGCGCAAGAGCAATTTCGACGAGAACTCACTCTTCGTCAATGTCGTGGCCCCGCAGGTACCGTCGGATTCGTTGCGACCGGTCATGGTTTTCATTCACGGCGGCGCGTACAACGGCGGGAATCCGTCGACGCCCATGTACCGCGGAACGAGCCTGGTCGAACGTGGCGACATCGTCTACGTCTCGATCCAATATCGCCTCGGCGCGTTGGGCTACCTCGATTTCAGTGAATATTCCACTGCGGAAAGATCATTCGAGACGAACCTCGGATTGCGCGATCAGATCGCCGCGATGACGTGGGTCCAACGCAACATCGCCGCTTTCGGCGGCGACCCGAACGCCGTCACCGTCTTCGGTGAATCGTCCGGCGCCAACGCGGTCACCACTCTGATGGCAACGCCGGCGGCACGAGGGCTGTTCGCCCGGGCCATCGCTCAAAGTCCGCCGGCTGCTTCGGCATACGGAAAAGAGCGAGCGCACCGTTGGGCACGCGAGTTCCTCGAGATCGCACAGGCTCCGGATACCGATCCGGGATCGTGGCTGCGCTCCGCTTCGGTGAAGGACCTGGTCGCTGCCGGCGAAGAACTTGCGCGCCGCGGCGCGGACGAAGAACCCGGAACGCGGGCATTTGCCCCCGTGGTGGGTGACGACGTCCTTCCCGAACACCCGCTCGACGTGTTCGCCGCCGGACGCGCCCACCCCGTTCCGCTGCTCGTCGGTTCGAATCTCCACGAGGGAAGAATCTTCCCGCGCGTTCTCGACATCTTGCCTACCGACCCGGTTCGGATCGAGAAGATGTTCTCCCACACCACCCCTGAAGTGAAAGCACGTGCGCTCGCGGCGTATCCCACGTATCCGCACCGGTTTGCTGCCGCAGATCTCGGCGGCGACATCACGTTCTGGGAGCCCGCGATACTCTGCGCACAGGGTCATTGCCAGGTAGCTCCTACCTACAGTTACCGCTACGATTTTGCGCCTCGCCTGCTCAGACTCGTCGGCATGGGCGCTACCCACGCCACCGAATTGCTTGCGGTCTTCGGGCGTTCGGATGCACTCACCGCGGCCTTGACCGCGGTCGGTGGGCGCCGCGGACTGACTGCGGTGACCTCCACCATGCAGCGCCACTGGATCCATTTCGCCCGCCACGGAGTGCCGGACCGGGATTGGCCCGCCTACTCCGTACCGGAGCGGCAAACAATGATCTTCGACGAGACGTCCCGAGTGGAGAACGACCCGATGGGTGAGCGTCGACGGGCTTGGATCGGCTACGAGCACAGGCGCTGA
- a CDS encoding helix-turn-helix domain-containing protein, whose translation MAAFLRTHRRRAGLTLEGLAEQTGLTKSYLSKVERGISTPSIAVALKIARVLDADVGQLFSDSMEGNAMTIVRAKDRVIDPANSVQSSVYDPIAPSLVGKAMQPFVVHPASVMGPKFMDHTGEEFVFVHSGSVEFEIPGQTMHLDAGDSLYFDANTPHRMRSVSADRAVVLVVVYDKPSAGSPSGDSLETHCGVGR comes from the coding sequence ATGGCAGCGTTTTTGCGAACACATCGGCGTCGCGCCGGTCTGACGCTCGAGGGCCTGGCCGAGCAGACCGGTCTGACGAAGAGCTATCTCTCCAAGGTCGAGCGGGGTATCAGTACCCCGTCGATCGCGGTGGCACTCAAGATTGCGCGTGTGCTCGACGCCGATGTGGGGCAACTGTTCTCGGACAGTATGGAGGGAAATGCCATGACGATCGTGCGCGCGAAGGACCGCGTGATCGACCCGGCCAACTCCGTGCAGTCTTCCGTCTACGATCCGATCGCGCCCTCACTGGTCGGAAAGGCCATGCAGCCGTTCGTGGTTCATCCGGCCTCGGTGATGGGTCCCAAGTTCATGGACCACACGGGAGAGGAGTTCGTGTTCGTGCATTCCGGATCCGTAGAATTCGAAATCCCCGGGCAGACGATGCACCTCGATGCCGGCGACAGCTTGTACTTCGACGCGAATACGCCGCACCGGATGCGGTCGGTGTCGGCGGATCGTGCGGTGGTGCTGGTTGTCGTCTACGACAAGCCTTCGGCTGGATCACCCAGCGGTGACTCGCTGGAAACGCACTGCGGGGTGGGCAGATGA
- a CDS encoding aldolase, with product MTDTMHASKQELMATAETKMLTEVTTGSWTLRQKIALTCRALSDAGHDSGLAGQISARGGQPGTFVTQRLGLGFDEITEDNLLLVNEDLEVLDGEGMPNPANRFHSWIYRARPDVNCIVHTHPLHATALSMLEIPLVVSQMDIAPLYDDCAFLADWPGVPVGNEEGEIISAALGDKRAILLAHHGQLVVGNTVEEACSLGHLIERAARLQLLAMAAGDIKPLPPRLAKEAHDWTLTPRRSEANFAYYARRALRNHPDTLTN from the coding sequence ATGACCGACACGATGCATGCGAGCAAGCAGGAACTCATGGCCACCGCCGAGACGAAGATGCTCACCGAAGTAACGACAGGTAGTTGGACTCTTCGACAGAAGATCGCACTGACCTGCCGGGCACTGTCGGACGCCGGCCACGACTCCGGCCTTGCCGGACAGATCTCCGCCCGCGGTGGGCAGCCAGGAACGTTTGTCACACAGCGACTCGGCCTCGGGTTCGACGAGATCACCGAGGACAACCTCCTGCTCGTCAACGAGGATCTCGAAGTCCTCGACGGGGAGGGCATGCCGAACCCCGCCAACAGGTTCCACAGTTGGATCTACCGCGCACGACCCGACGTCAACTGCATCGTCCACACACACCCACTACATGCGACGGCGCTGTCGATGCTCGAGATTCCCCTCGTCGTCTCCCAAATGGACATCGCGCCGCTCTACGACGACTGCGCATTTCTCGCCGACTGGCCCGGGGTTCCCGTGGGAAACGAGGAGGGCGAGATCATTTCGGCTGCACTCGGCGACAAGCGGGCAATTCTGCTCGCCCACCACGGCCAACTCGTCGTCGGCAACACGGTCGAAGAGGCATGCTCTCTCGGGCATCTGATCGAGCGAGCGGCCAGACTGCAGTTGCTGGCGATGGCTGCCGGAGACATCAAGCCGCTACCGCCTCGCCTGGCGAAGGAGGCACACGATTGGACACTGACTCCTCGGCGCAGCGAGGCGAACTTCGCTTACTACGCCCGTCGCGCTCTCCGCAATCATCCCGACACACTGACCAACTGA
- a CDS encoding dihydrodipicolinate synthase family protein, with the protein MSSTIKGIVAYPITPFDRDTGAFDPKPLHTLLDSMISSGVDAIAPLGSTGESAYLDDAEWETVARETVDYVDRRVPTVVGVSDLTTAGALRRASIAADAGADAMMILPTSYWHLGEQEIREHVTAVADSVDIPTMIYNNPATTGIDMSPEFLVDLVSTVDGVTMIKESTGDITRMNRINELSGGTIPFFNGSNPLALQSFSAGASGWCTAAPCLAPEQVVHFWRLLESGDRSGAAAVFEQIEPLLKVLVSRGLPSTVKAGLESLGIDAGLPRRPLLSLDDNTRTALSDALSVARGVIVAS; encoded by the coding sequence ATGAGCAGCACCATCAAGGGAATCGTCGCCTATCCCATCACCCCGTTCGACCGGGACACCGGAGCATTCGACCCCAAGCCGCTACACACGCTCCTCGACAGCATGATCAGCAGTGGTGTCGACGCGATAGCCCCACTCGGCAGTACCGGCGAGAGCGCCTATCTCGACGATGCAGAGTGGGAGACGGTCGCTCGGGAGACTGTCGACTACGTCGACCGCCGAGTCCCCACCGTCGTCGGAGTGTCGGATCTGACGACGGCGGGAGCACTCCGCCGAGCATCGATCGCGGCAGACGCCGGAGCCGACGCAATGATGATCCTCCCCACGTCGTACTGGCATCTGGGTGAGCAGGAGATTCGTGAACACGTCACCGCGGTGGCCGATTCCGTCGACATTCCCACGATGATCTACAACAATCCGGCCACCACCGGGATCGACATGTCGCCGGAATTTCTCGTCGATCTCGTCTCCACCGTCGACGGCGTCACGATGATCAAGGAATCCACCGGCGACATCACCCGGATGAACCGCATCAACGAACTGAGCGGTGGCACGATCCCCTTCTTCAACGGCAGCAATCCTCTTGCACTGCAATCTTTCTCTGCCGGTGCAAGCGGATGGTGCACGGCAGCCCCGTGTCTGGCCCCCGAACAGGTGGTGCACTTCTGGCGTCTACTCGAATCCGGTGATCGGTCGGGTGCCGCCGCTGTGTTCGAACAGATCGAGCCGCTACTGAAGGTCCTCGTCAGTCGCGGACTGCCGTCGACGGTCAAAGCCGGGTTGGAATCTCTCGGCATCGACGCCGGCCTTCCCCGCCGGCCCCTGCTGTCCCTCGACGACAACACCAGGACAGCTTTGTCCGACGCTCTGTCGGTGGCTCGCGGTGTAATCGTCGCGTCGTGA
- a CDS encoding SDR family oxidoreductase: MSVDSRSARIAVTGATGHIGGLVARSLADAGVPQRLIARSVNRLPQLPGADSAETTYGDQKRALAALAGIDTLFMVSAAESADRLDQHRTFIDAAAEAGVRHIVYTSFLGAAPDATFTLARDHWVTEEHIRASGLAFTFLRDSFYLDFLPALAGEDGVIRGPAGDGLVGAVARSDIAAVAVSVLQDLDSHVGQTYNLTGREALTLSEAASIITEVTGKRTTYVEETLEEAYESRASYNAPAWELDAWVSTYTAIAQGELALITGTVEDLVGRPALTLREFLTAETA; this comes from the coding sequence ATGTCCGTAGATTCACGGTCTGCGAGGATCGCCGTCACCGGCGCGACCGGTCATATCGGCGGACTGGTGGCCCGGTCGTTGGCCGACGCCGGTGTCCCACAGCGGCTGATCGCACGGTCGGTCAACCGATTACCGCAGCTCCCCGGTGCCGATTCGGCCGAGACCACGTACGGGGATCAGAAGCGCGCTCTCGCGGCTCTGGCCGGAATCGACACCCTCTTCATGGTCTCGGCGGCCGAAAGCGCAGATCGTCTGGATCAGCACCGCACCTTCATCGACGCCGCAGCGGAGGCCGGGGTCAGGCACATCGTGTACACGTCTTTCCTCGGCGCTGCTCCGGACGCGACGTTCACGCTCGCTCGCGATCACTGGGTCACCGAAGAACATATCCGCGCTTCCGGGCTCGCATTCACCTTCCTGCGCGACAGCTTCTACCTCGATTTCCTACCCGCTCTCGCCGGTGAAGACGGTGTGATCCGCGGACCCGCAGGGGACGGTCTCGTCGGCGCGGTAGCGCGCTCCGACATTGCTGCCGTCGCTGTGTCGGTTCTGCAGGATCTGGATTCTCATGTCGGACAGACGTACAACCTGACCGGACGGGAGGCACTGACGCTCTCCGAGGCCGCGAGCATCATCACCGAAGTCACCGGCAAGCGAACCACGTACGTCGAGGAAACGCTCGAGGAAGCTTACGAATCGCGGGCGTCGTACAACGCACCCGCTTGGGAACTCGACGCATGGGTGTCGACGTACACCGCAATCGCGCAGGGTGAATTGGCGCTGATCACGGGCACCGTGGAGGACCTTGTCGGCCGGCCTGCGCTCACGCTGCGTGAATTCCTCACAGCAGAAACCGCCTGA
- a CDS encoding DEAD/DEAH box helicase family protein, producing MPPRKATTARKAAAKKAAPKRNTTRKTAPKKTVAKKSSRATMPDVPTAGPGERVWLLDVPFRTPAPGAQFVKKWKSYAWVGTELPVELAPFKALPFSYQQWVEDDINDSTGERPVAAPKIPRPEQVSGAAAVVDAARAGKRGFLLADNAGLGKTLIAVMSAKTIAEERGETNILVLVDRPAQITIPHWRYSIASVGDGGFRWLIMSPDQLKKLIARNGRPKYTFGVVIADEAQLYSNDTQRTAAFEKVARFSNAHEQAPFVLSVTATPGHTPADQRYLAPLFAQLHSEPSEYWSDLGARLVESGLPLDKSYGKWTWSAEAKESPTLQSRALETVRGWMSNSKPPLMIHRPTPWGPVPLDGMPIDLTHAQRAEYETEWAEYAYEMGLARKSRNIARGRALVLRYRQKAGMIRAESTAQWAQAQVKAGKQVLVAVEFVSTAGDPLVEMIEDAGISVAKLFGAVPDKEGQRLRFQRGDAPVIVFNVTTSISLHANEALPDGTHASPLPRTGIFHQPRYSGIAAEQTFGRSHRDYQTCPWVIPFGVGTKEEDVATVMLRNLNSVTGLKGGDRSGLRSLSELLGVEWLEPDVLTSEG from the coding sequence ATGCCACCACGCAAAGCAACCACGGCACGCAAGGCTGCCGCAAAGAAGGCTGCACCCAAGAGGAACACGACCAGAAAGACCGCCCCGAAGAAGACTGTCGCAAAGAAGAGCTCACGCGCGACGATGCCGGATGTGCCGACTGCCGGCCCTGGTGAGAGAGTCTGGCTCCTCGACGTTCCCTTTCGGACGCCGGCGCCTGGTGCGCAGTTCGTCAAGAAATGGAAGAGCTACGCGTGGGTCGGTACGGAGTTGCCCGTAGAACTCGCTCCATTCAAGGCACTCCCCTTCTCTTATCAGCAGTGGGTAGAGGACGACATCAATGACAGCACCGGTGAACGTCCCGTTGCTGCACCCAAAATTCCTCGGCCCGAGCAGGTTTCGGGGGCTGCAGCCGTCGTCGATGCCGCTCGCGCCGGCAAACGCGGATTTCTGTTGGCAGACAATGCAGGCCTGGGTAAGACGCTGATCGCAGTGATGTCTGCCAAGACGATTGCCGAGGAGCGCGGCGAAACCAACATCCTCGTCCTCGTCGATCGACCCGCACAGATCACCATTCCGCATTGGCGCTATTCCATCGCCTCGGTGGGCGACGGTGGATTCCGCTGGTTGATCATGTCGCCTGACCAATTGAAGAAGCTGATCGCGCGAAACGGCCGCCCCAAGTACACGTTCGGTGTGGTGATTGCCGACGAGGCCCAGCTGTACAGCAACGACACACAGCGCACGGCGGCATTCGAGAAGGTCGCGCGCTTTTCGAATGCTCACGAGCAAGCGCCGTTCGTCCTGTCCGTGACGGCAACACCGGGACACACGCCGGCCGACCAGCGTTACCTGGCACCGCTTTTCGCGCAGCTGCATTCAGAACCTTCGGAGTACTGGTCCGACCTGGGCGCCAGGCTGGTCGAGTCCGGCCTTCCGCTGGACAAGTCCTACGGGAAGTGGACGTGGAGCGCAGAGGCGAAGGAATCACCTACGCTGCAATCTCGCGCGCTCGAGACCGTGCGTGGGTGGATGTCGAACAGCAAACCGCCCTTGATGATTCATCGACCGACTCCGTGGGGACCTGTTCCGCTCGACGGTATGCCGATCGACCTCACCCATGCCCAGCGCGCCGAGTACGAGACGGAGTGGGCCGAGTACGCCTACGAAATGGGATTGGCCCGCAAGAGTCGCAACATCGCGCGCGGCCGTGCGCTGGTTCTGCGCTACCGACAGAAAGCGGGCATGATCCGCGCCGAGTCGACGGCCCAGTGGGCGCAGGCGCAGGTCAAGGCAGGCAAGCAGGTGTTGGTGGCCGTCGAATTCGTCTCCACGGCAGGTGATCCACTGGTCGAGATGATCGAAGACGCCGGGATCTCGGTGGCAAAACTGTTCGGTGCGGTGCCGGACAAGGAGGGTCAACGTCTGCGGTTTCAACGCGGGGACGCACCGGTCATCGTCTTCAATGTCACGACCTCGATCTCGCTCCATGCCAACGAAGCACTCCCGGACGGCACTCACGCGTCCCCGTTGCCACGGACGGGAATCTTTCATCAACCGCGATACTCAGGGATCGCGGCAGAACAGACGTTCGGTCGGTCGCATCGCGACTACCAGACGTGCCCGTGGGTCATACCCTTCGGCGTGGGCACCAAGGAAGAGGACGTCGCCACGGTCATGTTGCGCAATCTCAATTCGGTCACAGGTCTGAAAGGTGGTGATCGATCCGGTCTGCGGTCGCTGTCCGAACTGCTCGGCGTCGAGTGGCTAGAGCCTGATGTCTTGACCTCGGAGGGTTGA
- a CDS encoding nitroreductase/quinone reductase family protein: MRNIYRSLMRNVGRTQWFSDLGKDLVPLDRAVQRVSGGKLSLVGENTVTQLLLTTTGRKTGRSRTTPLLYAPDGDAFVVVGSNWGQDTHPAWTLNLMANPTAIVTVKGVEIPVGASLAEGATRKKLWELATTTWPPYETYADRAFGRQIRVFRLQPVK, translated from the coding sequence ATGCGCAATATCTACCGGTCATTGATGCGCAATGTCGGCCGTACACAATGGTTCTCGGATCTCGGCAAGGATCTGGTTCCGCTCGATCGAGCAGTGCAGAGAGTGTCGGGAGGCAAGCTCTCGCTGGTCGGAGAGAACACCGTGACTCAGCTACTGCTCACCACGACGGGCCGTAAGACCGGCCGTTCTCGAACCACGCCACTCCTGTACGCACCCGACGGCGATGCGTTTGTCGTCGTCGGTTCGAACTGGGGGCAGGATACGCATCCAGCATGGACACTCAATTTGATGGCAAACCCCACCGCGATCGTGACAGTGAAGGGCGTCGAAATACCGGTCGGTGCGAGTCTGGCGGAGGGCGCCACGCGTAAGAAGCTGTGGGAGCTCGCGACCACCACGTGGCCGCCGTACGAAACCTACGCCGATCGAGCATTCGGGCGCCAGATCCGCGTATTTCGACTCCAACCTGTCAAATAA
- a CDS encoding DUF427 domain-containing protein → MSTALTHAEDTQITASNGRIALEPNPRRIRAFFAGHAVADTTRSVYLFERGRLPMYYIPLADVRTEFLVPTSTTTHCPWKGDATYWTIEIGDRRAEDAVWTYPEQFDGSLDLSEYVAFYWDRMDAWYEEDQQVFVHARDPYVRIDALPSSRHVRVFVGDVLVAETRRPRLLFETGLPTRYYIPRIDVHSEYFALSPTTTACPYKGTASYLSFTGTTELAPIEDLAWFYPFTTAEASGIDDHVSFYPERVGKILVDGAEI, encoded by the coding sequence ATGTCCACAGCACTGACTCACGCAGAAGACACACAGATCACAGCTTCCAACGGGCGGATCGCACTGGAGCCGAACCCCCGCCGAATTCGAGCCTTCTTCGCTGGTCACGCCGTCGCAGACACCACTCGTTCGGTATACCTTTTCGAACGCGGCCGCCTGCCGATGTACTACATCCCCCTCGCGGACGTTCGTACCGAATTCCTCGTCCCGACGTCGACGACCACCCATTGCCCGTGGAAAGGTGACGCCACCTATTGGACGATCGAGATCGGGGATCGCCGGGCCGAGGACGCCGTCTGGACCTACCCTGAACAGTTCGACGGTTCCCTGGATCTGAGTGAGTACGTCGCATTCTATTGGGATCGCATGGACGCCTGGTACGAGGAGGATCAACAGGTCTTTGTCCACGCCCGCGATCCATACGTACGTATCGACGCACTCCCCTCGTCCCGCCACGTCCGGGTTTTTGTCGGCGACGTACTGGTCGCCGAGACGAGACGACCCAGACTGCTCTTCGAAACCGGACTGCCCACGCGGTACTACATTCCGAGAATCGACGTTCACAGCGAGTACTTTGCGCTGTCCCCGACCACCACGGCCTGCCCCTACAAGGGCACTGCGTCGTATCTGTCGTTCACCGGCACAACCGAACTCGCTCCGATCGAGGATCTGGCGTGGTTCTATCCGTTCACTACCGCCGAAGCGTCCGGGATCGACGACCACGTGTCGTTCTATCCCGAACGCGTCGGCAAGATCCTGGTGGACGGTGCCGAAATCTGA
- a CDS encoding MFS transporter: protein MLDDMISSDARPRLGLPIVLLMAAATGLCAGGNYFNQPLLDSIADHLNVSASAAAATVTIAQVAYALGLILLVPVGDMVDRRKLTVGLMLLAATGQAVSGFAPNFATLAVGIAVAGVFSVAAQVLIPFAASLAEPERSGQVVGTIMSGLLIGILLARSVAGVLSGLGGWSTVYKVAAVLMVVMAVALWRSLPSDSADRPKASYRATLASVGKLAATLPRLRTRSAMGGLAFAAVSTVFTTMAFLLSGEFGYSDTQIGLVGLLGVAGALMATVAGRLADRGLGQLATGGAIAILLVSWLPFVAGATHVVWFLVAIVLADLALQGVHVSNQNVIYALVPEARSRVNSVYMTTYFVGAAVGSAVGSVVWKSYGWNGVCIAGLVFSVATAMVWVHDRRLETAELRIPESPVAVG from the coding sequence ATGCTTGACGACATGATTTCAAGCGACGCGCGTCCGAGGCTCGGACTACCGATAGTGCTGCTGATGGCTGCGGCGACGGGCCTGTGCGCGGGCGGTAACTATTTCAACCAGCCACTCCTCGATTCCATCGCAGATCACCTGAATGTGTCGGCCTCCGCAGCGGCCGCGACGGTGACCATCGCGCAGGTCGCGTATGCACTCGGATTGATACTTCTGGTTCCGGTGGGCGACATGGTGGACCGACGCAAGCTGACGGTAGGGCTCATGCTGCTGGCGGCGACCGGTCAAGCGGTCAGCGGATTTGCGCCCAACTTTGCCACGCTGGCAGTGGGAATCGCTGTCGCTGGAGTCTTTTCGGTCGCCGCCCAGGTGCTCATTCCGTTTGCCGCCTCACTGGCCGAACCTGAGAGGTCCGGTCAGGTGGTCGGCACGATCATGAGCGGACTGCTGATCGGAATCCTGCTGGCGCGCAGCGTTGCCGGCGTCCTCTCCGGACTGGGAGGTTGGTCGACGGTATACAAGGTTGCGGCGGTACTGATGGTGGTGATGGCCGTGGCATTGTGGCGATCTCTGCCTTCCGATTCCGCAGATCGCCCGAAGGCAAGCTACCGCGCAACGCTCGCTTCGGTAGGGAAGTTGGCTGCGACCTTGCCGCGCCTGAGAACCCGATCGGCCATGGGCGGACTGGCTTTTGCTGCTGTCAGCACCGTCTTCACGACAATGGCCTTTCTTCTGTCCGGCGAATTCGGCTACAGCGACACTCAAATCGGCTTGGTCGGACTACTCGGTGTGGCGGGAGCTTTGATGGCGACGGTGGCGGGCAGGCTGGCCGATCGGGGATTGGGTCAGCTGGCGACCGGCGGCGCCATCGCGATTCTCTTGGTGTCGTGGCTTCCCTTTGTCGCCGGTGCCACCCACGTGGTGTGGTTTCTCGTTGCCATCGTCCTTGCCGACCTCGCGCTGCAGGGAGTGCACGTCAGCAACCAGAACGTGATCTACGCCCTTGTCCCCGAAGCGCGTTCGCGTGTGAATTCCGTGTACATGACCACCTACTTCGTCGGTGCTGCCGTGGGCTCGGCGGTGGGGTCAGTGGTGTGGAAGTCGTACGGCTGGAACGGAGTATGCATCGCCGGGTTGGTCTTCTCCGTTGCAACGGCGATGGTGTGGGTGCATGATCGCCGACTGGAGACGGCTGAACTGCGAATCCCGGAATCCCCTGTTGCAGTGGGGTAG